From Stegostoma tigrinum isolate sSteTig4 chromosome 1, sSteTig4.hap1, whole genome shotgun sequence:
atccagagacccggataacattctgTAGATCTGAGTTTGAagcccgccacggcagatggtggaatttgaattcaagaaaagtatctggaactaagaatctaaagatgaccatgaatccattgttgattgttggaaaaacccatctggttcactaatgtcctttagggaaggaagccaccatccttacctagtgtggcctacatgtgactccagacccgcagcaatgtggttgactcttaactaccctctgggcaattaggaatgggcaataaattctgcctaaccagaaatgccctcatcctgttaatgaatttaaaaaaatagggtTTCCAACAATCAGCTATtgtttgtggtcatcattagactcttaatttttattttaaattattgaattcaatctgcaccatctgtcatggtgggatttgaactcaagtccTCCAGTAgtttatctgagtctctggattaacagtctaatgaatAACAGCACCAGGCATTTGGCTCCACTAAGCATTTTGAGACCAATATGATTTCTTCAGTTTGGAAGATTCCTAACTCAGAAATGAATACCTATTGCTTTTCATATGTTCCAACATTTAAACATAATGTCTTTGCATGAATAAATTTTTCAAGATGTATCTTTTCTCCCTCTCAGTCCGCAGTCATGAACACTGCTGCGTTGATCCGTGGAATGAAAGGCATCCTGATATTTTCCATTGTGCTCATGGTTGGTTTCAGTTTATACAACCCTGTGATTGTCATGAAGAAGAAATTAACATTCTTGTCATACTTTGACGAGTTTGTGTGGCGTTCCAAGGTTCCACCAGCCACAATAAATTCCAGGAACTTGACCGCGGTTGAGGTGCTCAGTGGTCAGCCCAGAGCAGAGCCGACCCCACAGCCCTGCCATCCGAACCCTGCTTTCAACAGCCTGACCTCCAAGCTCAAGCCAATCTACAAGGACTTCATGATGTACCGACATTGCAGGAACTTCCCTCTCCTGCGCAAGGCCAGCAGCTGCGATAGGGAAGGCACCTTCCTGCTGTTGGCAGTTAAGTCCCTGGCGGAGCACGCCGACCGCCGGGCATCCATCCGCAGCACCTGGGGGCAGGAGCGGGTGGTGGAAGGGGCATTAGTGCGCCGCGTCTTTCTCCTGGGCCTTACAGAGCGCCAGATCCGTTCACAAGCTGTGCAGGCCCTGGTGGACCACGAGAGCAAGCAGTACAACGACATCATCCAATGGGGCTTTCGCGAGTCCTTCTTCAACGTCACACTAAAAGAGACCCTCTTCTGGCAATGGTTCTCCCAGGACTGCCGGGCTGTGAAGTTTGTCTTCAAGGGTGATGATGATGTGTTTGTTAACGTGGAGAATGTCGTGGATTTTTTAAAGGATCACAATCCTTCCCAGGACCTTTATGTGGGGGATGTCTTCAGAAACTGGTACCCGTCCAGAGCTGAGCACAGCAAGTACTACATCCCACTCTTTCTGTACGGCAACAAACCTTATCCTCCCTATGCTGGAGGGGGTGGTTACCTGTTGTCTGGAACGTCAATCCTCAAGCTACACAAGGCTGCCGAATTTGAGGAGCTCTTTCCTATCGATGATGCTTTTGTGGGAATCTGTGCCCAGAAGGCCAACATTGATGCAATCCCGCACAGAGGCTTCCGTACCTACGGGGATATTCCATTCGACCCGTGCGTTTACCAAGGATTAATGGTCGTTCACCGAGTAATGCCCAAtgaattgtggctgatctggAGCTTGCTAAAGATGAGCACAAAGCCATGCAGTCGTTTCACAAGATTCTCTGTTAAACCATGAAGAAATGGCTCTTTCTATGCCGTTAACTACCTGACAGCAACACTCGAGCCTTTGGATTCGAGCAGAAGACACTAAAGACAAATCAGAGTTGGGAGATGTGTTCTGCTGCTCTCTGAATCCTTCCCATGCTCCATTGAAATGTTCTGAATGTTGATCTTGCTGAGGACAGCTAATTGGACACAAATCAGCCTCTCTGTGGATGTCTAGCCCAAGGTCTGACACCTGGCTTTTGTCTTTTGGGGCAAGATGCGTACCTGTTAGCTGTGGCCACTCTGTTTACCAAAGAGCAAAGGATCCCTCCTGGTATCTTGGCCAATGCTTACCCCTTTCTCAACAGGGCTTCAATAGATTATTTGGCCACTGCTTTTAACATGGCCCTGCTCTCAGCAATTTCTCAATATTACAGTAGGCACTGCATTTCAGAAATATTCCTGTGGCTGTGCTTGGGCATTCAGAAGTTGTGAAAAGGTGCCCTCATGTTAGTTCTATTTACCTCCTAAAATGAACCGTTGACGCTATTATGCTTGTTGGGATCctgagaattaaaaaaaaagtcttgctGTATTGCGTCAGAAATTTTGAGGGATTAATTGTTTTGCTCCGTTATTTCCCAaggggatgtgagtgtcactgacatATCCAGCAGTTACCTCTGAATGGCTTCCTCGGCCTTTGCAAAAGGCAGTTAAGATTCACCACATtggctgggggtctggagtcacgtgtaggccaggctgagaaaatatgacagatttccttctctgaaaggAACCAAATACATTTTAACAAAAAGTGACCATGACTACCTTTGCCGAGACAGCATTATATTCCAGAAGGATGTTGCAGCACTTAGAGGATGGTAGACATTTGGAGCAAGCAGCTTGAGAGTGTCGTAGAGGCAGGTgttctcacaacatttaagaagtatctcGACAAGGACTTAAAATACCAGGGCATAGTTGGCATGTGGCCCGAGTGCAGCTAGATTGGTTTAAGAGTAACTTGGATAGGaaactaagaactgcagatgctggaaatctgaaacaaaaacagaaattgttggcgaAACTCAGTCAGTCCAGCAACATCAGTGGGAAGATGTTTTGAGTGCAGTGACTCTTCATCGGAATTGCTAaatccagaactgctgagttttgccaacaatttctatttttgtttgtgcaGTTTaatgtttgttggtcagcatagatggagtaggccgaag
This genomic window contains:
- the LOC125453104 gene encoding N-acetyllactosaminide beta-1,3-N-acetylglucosaminyltransferase 4-like; the protein is MRLVVTRCSERAIYQSAVMNTAALIRGMKGILIFSIVLMVGFSLYNPVIVMKKKLTFLSYFDEFVWRSKVPPATINSRNLTAVEVLSGQPRAEPTPQPCHPNPAFNSLTSKLKPIYKDFMMYRHCRNFPLLRKASSCDREGTFLLLAVKSLAEHADRRASIRSTWGQERVVEGALVRRVFLLGLTERQIRSQAVQALVDHESKQYNDIIQWGFRESFFNVTLKETLFWQWFSQDCRAVKFVFKGDDDVFVNVENVVDFLKDHNPSQDLYVGDVFRNWYPSRAEHSKYYIPLFLYGNKPYPPYAGGGGYLLSGTSILKLHKAAEFEELFPIDDAFVGICAQKANIDAIPHRGFRTYGDIPFDPCVYQGLMVVHRVMPNELWLIWSLLKMSTKPCSRFTRFSVKP